tcgatgaatttttaaatgtgtgtgtgtgactTGTTACGATCTTGTCAAGGTATTATTGGTATTATAAGAGTAATCGTtaattgataagaaaatattcgataaaaagtaacaaatttttgttattatatatagatagtacTATATAGATAGTACTATGAGTATCGTCTATATAGTAtcgatgtaataaatatttgaaatagatAGCGTCAATAAGAATCATAAATGATTATACTGATTGATTCATCGGAAAGAATACTTGAAATTATAGTTAGTATAGATATCTCGTATATGCATCTATACTAACGtggattattatattatgatataaatataagtatatctatattatctatttactAAAAGctagtatagatatataaataaactgcATAGATATTAATGCGTGTATATTAATAAGTTaacatagatatttatatccataaaaaataagataagcGTATCTACGCTATCTTGTAATTCATTATAATACAACTATAGTAATATCTGTAATCCATAGTAATCTATCTGTAATATCAAacaatgtaattataataaatctatataactgtaaataaaaatcaacaataataataatattaataaaacataacgataacgattgtaacaaaaataataaatactaacaaaaataataaaaccaaAACTGTGAATGAGCGaatgtgtgagaaagagatcgagaaagaaattgagaaaaagagagagagagagagagagagagagagagagagagagagagagagagagagagagagagagagagagagaaagaatagacaAGAAGGACAAGAAGGACAAGACAAAAGATTAGGCAGACCTCTCGAAAAATTGAGCTTGATGGAAGtggagacgaagaaagaacaagaagaagaagaaggagaacaaaaacaagaagaagaacaacaagaacaagaagaagaagaagaagaagaagaagagaaagagaaagagagaagtaccCACGCACATTCTCGTCGCTAACGCAGCATCAGCAGCCGCCACGCTCCTTTCACCGTATAACGCGATCTGCTTCGCGCGCTCGCGTTAAGTTTCTACGTTGCgtggtatgtatatatatatatatatatatatgtatgtatgtatatgtatatgtgtatgtgtgcgtgacGTCACTAAAAGCTCTCTCTCGCCGCTAATGCATTGCGTTGGAGGAGGTGCTGCTGTCGGAGGACTGTGAGAGGGGTTTCTAAGGGAGAACGgaaggtctctctctctctctctctctctctctttttctctcttactatgtatgatatatatatgtgtgtgtatgtgtatgttgtGTATATTCTACAGAGCGTGAAGTATAGCCACTGAAATCGCGCCAGTTCGGAACGATTGCCGGTCGATCGAACAAAGGGAGTCGTATCGAAGAGAACTCGCATGCTCGAGAaatggaggaggtggaggtagaagaggaggaggaggaggaggaggaggaggagatggtAGTATGGTAGTAGAATTGTTTCACGAGTTAGAAACGTTAAAGTCTGTTGAGATTTCCTTATATCATTCcttcgaatattttcgatatgggatcttttgtattctttgtttgtcttttctcgttagatatttttcttctttttttcttttctttttttcttttaatattatttatcttctttctgtttattctttctttctttatgtctttcctttattttcttttttatatatgtagcaTGTGTATGTAGAAATGAATGATTTATCGATTGTAATAATTAGTCGTTTCTAAAGAAATTATGAGAAATGTATGatattagaaatttgtatttattatgttaGAACGATGCAAATGTTTATGTATTAAAAGCTTTTCCATCGGCTTCGTTCTTACGTatcgtaattatttctttttgtatatttttgtatataaattgtatagatGCAAATACGAAGTTATTTGATTtgtcataattatataataacgtaaaattaaagacaaaaacacacacacacacatatatatatatatatcatgataGTATTATAATCGGATAAGAAcacgtttaaaaattttctagtAATATGCAAAcgttttcaaatttctttttaaattccttaaatatacatatccaATATATCAAATCCATCATTTAATGATAGgtacaaaacaaaaatgtttaatattaaaataatctcgattgagagagtgaaagagagagaaagacagtcaataatattctatgtacatagataagaaaattttcatctcataaataaaagaaaaactatctTCGATCAAGTCAAGAATATATCATTAGGTACACGAGTCGTAAAATCGCCTCGCAGCCACTTAATCCTTATTTTGACAGGTCGGACAGGACAGACAGGATGACAAGGTGAGGCGGTCGTTTTACGTCCTGCGTCGTCGAAAGGCGATccgatgagaagaaaaaaaaaagaataataaaaaaaaaaagaaaaaaagaaaaaagtaacataAAAACCGGAAAAATAATCCACGGCGTTCATCTTGCtttagagaaaataaataaagaaagaaagaaagaaaacaacgtCGTGTGCActcgtgtttctctctctctctctctctctctctctctctctctctctctctctctttctgtctttctctcagtGGTATTTATAATCCTTTAGTTGAGCTATGATCGTAACGAAGATTAGCGTCGTATTTTGATTAACGTGAATTTCCttgtgtaaatattatttaaaaaatctgaTATCACTAATGCGTAATCAAAGTTGACATTTCAATATAAtcggaaataaagaaaattctattgaaaaatatgatgTCAATAATATGTAATCGAAGTTGACGTTTCGAAATAAtcaaaagtaaagaaagtattctatttaaaaaatatatatatatcgtaaaagtattaaaatatgcaaattaaaaaatgtatatcaataatatgTAATCAAATTCGtcgttttaaaataatcaaaaaggaagaaagataaatagataaagagagagagaaaggaagaaagaaagagaaagagagggagagagagagagagagagagagagaaaataaaattgaaagaacaAATCAATCACTCGTTAAGTGGTGAGGTACTTTAAAACTACTCGAAGAAAAGTGCGAGTTCGTAAAGAGATCGAAATAGAAGCCGTCGTTGagctttttattctctctccttctacctctctacctctctccctctccctctttttttttctctttttccgttgGAGAACATAAAATCtcagtaaaagaaaatataggtGCCGGTCGTAAACGAGGTCGGGCTTTCAATGGTGAAAAGGTACGATGACATACGCGTGAATGGTGCTTCTTAAAAAGTGCTCCTTTCTACCCCTTGACTCGCGAAACATCGATTTGATGTTGCCTTCTTGTGGAAAAAGATGCATGTAAACAGATGTagtaacgaaaaagagagagaaagatggatagacatagagatagagatagagatagagatagagatggagagatagagagaaacagagagagagagagagagagaagaaataagcGATGAAATCAGTTAAAACGTTCTGACTATTAacttttcaacatttttatatttatcgttggAAAGTTAATTGAGAAGAGCCGTCTGTGAAAATACGCTTTTACTATCCTTTTTACTGTAtgaagaattctttttttgctatttttattctatcctctttcttttttttttcttctttatcttttcttttctttttttttattctttttttttattctttttttttttttttactttctttctttttccttaactTACCTCTAAACGTTGTAAAAGAAGATCCAAAATCACGAGAACCTTGTTGCTCGATAGAATCACTTCGATGTTGTTTGCATTCCCGCTTATACCAGACTTGTACACTTTGCACAGCGAGATTATGCTCctaagagatagacagacgtTATATTACGATAATTTGCTCTTGAACTTGAACTTtggggaaaaaatgaaagataacaaaaattatcagTCGGGTTTAAACTTACTTATTAGGTAAGCAGTGCGACGAATTTTGAACGTTTAAGCTTAAACTTAATAGATTTGTAAAAATGTCGAATCCGTTTAAGGACCTTAACACGTCTTGATCAAAAGGACACTAAAATGATtgaatcgaataatttattattattagtagtagtaatgatagtaaaataatctggcttttttttttctttctctctctctctctatatatatataacttaccGATTTCGACAAAGCTCTAGCAATTTCACCGAAACAACGTTCCAAAGTAGCAACGGCGATACTGGAGCCAGCgcttttcaaataattatacaatctATCCAATTCCTTTAAATTCCGTCGAAACTTTACTTTGTTCGTAGACTCGAGGACAACCAAAGGAAGACTCTCGTTTTTCTGTGCGTTTTCCCATTCATGACCGCGAGAAGTAATAcgttgttttattttcctacAACGACGTTTCAATgccttttgtttttccttcaaCGCTTTATTAACGACGTTCGAGCTAGTACTATTGGATGTTGGCGTCGAAACGTCACGTATTTGAGCTATATTGAATCGTTGAAGTTCGTCTCTCGATGGTTCTCTACCATCGTGTGCGTTACGTACAGCTTCGAGATGAGTTTTCCCTTTCAAATGACTCAGGAGATATACCTCGTTCGTAATCTGGGTATAAGTAATGAGAcaacaaagaataaaagaataaataaataaataaaaaaaggaaaagaaattaactttcccctatttctaaatatgtacatatcttgTAGATTTCAAATGAAACATCGGATAGAACTTACGTGTGTACCGCAGAGTGAACATTGCTTTTGAATAGGATAAGATTTGAGAGTGGGTGGAACTTCTTCCGATCTTAAAATAGAGGACTCGACGGCTCTTTGACGAATATGTTCTATATTTTCAACGTGCCGTCTAGCTGATTCTTGCTGCTTGTGAgctatctttttttgtaattcctCTTGATTAGCTAACTGAGCCGCGTGAAGTGCCGACAATCTTTCTTCCCGATCTCTAGCTTTTTCTCTTGCTAGTTcctaaatatttaacatataattaGCTAAATCGACTCtataggaaaataaagaaatttctttttgatcggacaaatatttcttatttatttacttgacgttctttcactctttcaaGTTGCATTTTACCaactctctcttctcgttcaCGTCTAGCTTGTTTCATCTTTTGTATACGCAATTGTCTCTCAGCTTCCAAAGCTCTTCTACGTTCCTCAGCGGCAGCTTCTTTCGCAGCTTTCTCTTCCTGACGTCTTTGACGTTCCTCTTGTATACCCTGTTGCGTTAAATTACAAACGTCAATATCAATTTCTTCATCGTTCGAAAATGTTTATCGTTTATTCCGACATTAAATACCTGCAATCTTTCCTCTTGTTCCTGACACAACGCCATAAAATCATGTCGTTTGTTTTGTGCTTCGAGTTCATTGATAAAAGCGATTTCTTTTAACTTCGAATCCTCATCGTGAGCTTTCCTTACTATCTCCAATAAATGCTGCGTTCTATTTTCCTCCGCTCTCTTAAGTTTCATCTCCATTCTGATTCTCTTGTCTTCTATCAATTGATTTTTTGCACTCTTCACATCCTCGACCTTGTTCAATAATTCCCTCAATCTTTGCGACTTTTccatcaataatttttgacgTTTGTGTTGAGCACATGCCTGTTTCGCTTGATATCTACGTAAAGTTTCGGGCAAGGATCGTTTTCTAGACGGTGAGGATAACTTTTGATGTAGCTCGAGAGCTCGTCCAGGATGACGTGCAACGAGTGCTTGTAACTGCGCAAGAACATCGACTCGTTCTGCCCATGACATACCTTCCAACATATTTTCGTATCTGTAAAAACAACGTCGATAAACACGgatgtatgaaatataaataaacgaaattatcgagatatgtttttgtttcgttcgtaCCTATCTTCTAAACTGATATCGTCGGAGACAGCATCGATTACTACCGATTGCTCGTCCTCTATCTCAAGAACCATTTCTCCATCGGTTTCATCGGTTTCAGTGTCAATGTCGATATCGGTAGATTCTAATTCTAAAATTTGCCTTTGCAAAGAAGCTTCCTCGTCCGACAATTGTTGGGATCTTTGAGAATCCGCTTCTTCGgtcttcctttcctcttctaaAATGATCCGTTCTCTTTCAGCTTGAGCGGCCATGAACTGTTGTATACGTTTTTCAAGTAACTCAGCATCGCTTTTGAAAATTGCTGCGATCATCGATGTAGAATTGGTATCGTTTATCGACAATGCAGGAGTCTTCTTGACGTTGCTATCCCAAGCGGTTTTAACTTTGTTACCATTTAAAACAGATTCTCCTTTGACTTTCTCCACCTcgttgtttatatttttcccAGCTTTCCCTACCAcacactttttcttttgtttattccCATCGGGTGTAAAACAattcttcttatttcgttCGGAAGGACTTTCTATGGATAAAGCTGGCAAGGATGTAGCTGTACTTGGTTTATGAAAACGTGTCGACATATTTAAATTGTGAGTACTCCCTCTTCTATAACGACTTCGAACCGTTTGCCAGCCATCACCTTCGTCTTTAGGTTTAACGTTACTCGTTTGTTTCGTTAATACTTCTACCGAACCGTTTATATCGTTATCTTGAGTTTTCTTCGACAAACTCTCATTGCCctatgaaagaaacaaatataggaaaaaaattttaagatttGTATTCGtttcgtacacacacacacacacacattcatttgaataaaaaatataaatatacacgttACAAGTACCTTCCTCTCCAATTGTTGAGGTCGACGTCTGATTATAACAGATGTTCCTGGTCTGGCTTTATTTGCAGATGATACGGTTCTGTCGCTCAAAGTTGTTTTACTTCTGGTGAATTTAGGTGTTTCTGATAAATTTGTTGTTTGTTCATTAGATCGTCTACGCGATGATACCGTTGAATATGCAGCTTGGTTCGTATTATGCGCTTCTTTGTtcgaatattttgtaattaatttattatctattttgtCAGCATTTATACATTGCTTATTTGTTTTctgctttattttattcgattctatCGTATTTTTTGCGTTTTTTGAGGCTACCGTCGTATCGATATTTTGTGTTTGCAATTTATTGTTAACTTGTATCATCTTATTATCCACGtttacattttctataatGATTTTACTTTCGTTATTGTCTATATTCTGTTTAGTACCTTTggtattaatatcattttttctcaattctgtgttctttttattagGTATCAATGTAATCTCTGATTTACTTCGATCGCTAAGCTTACCATTTGTTTCATTCTCCTTAATCGTCTTATCCATCGATTCCACGTTTTGATAGATACTTgatttcacatttttattattaatacaagtTTGTTTCTCAATCGCTAAATTCGAATCCGATGTTTTCAAAGTACTTACATTTTGTGATgaatttttactttgttttgcAATGTTTCTTGTATCTGCCTTATTTTTAGAATCACATGCATCTTCGCTTGTTgctttattatctattaaactATTTCCATTAGCTTTTGCATTTGTTGCAGGTTTTACAAGAGCTTTATTAATAGTTTTGGATGCTATGCATCTTTCTTTGTTGGACGATTGATTCATACCTCTCTCTATcacattcttccttttttctttaatatttgtcGAATTGTTTTTAGAGACGTTATTCTTATtatcctttattattttatgtaacgATTCCtcttttatatgatttattttattgtctgTAACCATGGGTTTTATCTCTGAAATAACTTGATCGATAGGACTTCTGCATGTGGATTCTGGCGGACTTATCCTTTGTAAAGGGCTAGTCGATTTTGGAATTATAGTTGAATTCCAAATACGACAAGGGGAAGTCTTCCTTACTTCCCAAGCCAAAGGCGTACGCCTTAATGGTGGTGGAGAATTTTCATACGCCCATTTAACTTTGAACCATTCTATTAAATTATGGAAGtcttttgtataattttccAACACTAAAATTACTTCCTTGCattcagaaatattttcatcttcttcgcaCGTTTGATATATACCGTCTACCGCTCTTTGTAAATTTCCAAATAGAAAAGCCCAATATCGAGCTTGTaattctgaaagaaaaaaaatttttacactaaggccaaaattaaataagtacAAACGACGTACCAGACTTTTTGTCTCGACCAGTGGAAGCCGATCTCACTCTGGAGGCTGGTTTCATAGTTCTCTTCATAGATCCAGATTGAACCACTCTTGGTACACTAGGTGGTTTCCTTGTTACTTTCTCTGTATTATTTGTACCAACTGGTACATTAAAAGCAATTAGATTTCTTGCTGCACGACCTTCTTCTTGTATAAGCAATCTGACATCAGCcatttttaatctaatttatctacaaataaataaaacaaatattgtgtgaaaatataaaataattaacaaagaatttatgataaatttttgtcaaacaaattaaattataatattcgatGCTTTTATAATCttgaagataaattaaataaaaatttattcacgAATATGTTgccaacattttttttctataaagagaaaagtcaATCGTCAATCGATGAGGTTAccttatgtaaatattaacaataatccAATGTATCATCTCGATAAACGAatgtgatatattattatctaaacAAATACGCTTATAAtggattaacaaaaaaataatatcttaaaatatcatcagttttaatcaaaaaaatgaaaatttttcgtttcacaAAATCTTCCACTTGTCAATCTCGAAACGGATAATATTTACACAAGAATACATAGTGACCCACCTGCGTAGTAAACAAAAGtgtattctttttaatgacATCGGGTTTAAAGTACTCTTTTGCAAGGATAGAACATGAACGTCATTCTGACAATACTGTGCAACGTTATTGTATATATCACGTCACATATTCAAACAAACAATCTCCATGATAAACTTCATGACTGTTTTTGCTTCTACCACTAACTATGATGCCTCTATTGTTCTTCGGACAAACTCTATCCATTCGCATCAAAACCTAACGCCATCTGTTCTTGATActataacagaaaaaaaaaataattataataaaataagaaaaaagaacagaaaactatcgagaagtagaaaattatatgctacacacacatatatatatacatatatcatatatatatatatatatatacatctaaaaACCAAACTTATTTTTTCGTAACGTAATGTTATAATCAATATGAAGTATAAAATACTCTCGTTTCATGTAGTAAACCGAATAAATGAACTTCTCTGTTACGAGGTACGAAATACCAGACATATTTCGCGTTTTTTGTACCAGCGATAATAAGTAAATTTGAAAGTGTAATTAGCACTTGAATGTATTGcgcattgaaaaattttctactcGTCGCGCtactcgaatattttcttgaaaCGATTCACGCGCGTtcgcgaagaaagagagaaagagaaagagaaagagaaagagaaagagaaagagaaaaagaaggaggaagagaaagagaaagaatgagtgacTGATAGAGTAAGCGCgcgcaagaaagagagagaaagaggaagagggaaggagagagagaaagagagaaaatacaagCTTAGTTCCTAATCGGCACTGTAGACGGCGCGACGATATCCGACGCTAGTGGCGCTCCTATCGACGGCAGGGATGTAACATGAAGAGTCCAAGCTCCGCCGTAGAATGAATTTGGTTTCCCTGATTAGCAACGCTTCATCGAGGCATAACCACGGTATATCGCGGGGGGTTGGttatacacgcacgcacggcTGGTAAAAAGACCGAAGCCGATTTTTCGGTCGGCCGGGAAGCCGACGTCACGACGGGAAAATAAAATCTCTCATCgatagaagaaacgaagagaacaaAGTTATAAATCTTAATcgtaaagaaataagagagggagagagagagagagagagaaagagataaaatatctCATTTTAAAGAGAGTCTtctagaagaaaagaagaagaagaagaagaagaagtaatagaagaagaagaagaggtggaggaggaggaggaggaagaagaggaagaagaagaagaagaaaaagaagaaaaagaagaagaagaagaacagagaCCGGGAGGAGGCGAACGAAACTGCCAGATTTGCAGGACCGACGCGTATATATTTACGGAAAATAAGGATCGTACGTATGACTCGATACTATTGTGATTCGTCTCTCTCCGCAACCCTTTAagttcgttgtcgtcgtcgtcgtcgtcgtcgtcgtcatcgtcgtcgtagctGTCGCcgctgtcgtcgtcgtccctTGAGATTAAAACTTTtcgcacgtacatatatacgattacTCTCGCGACGAAAGGAGAGTAATACAATGTGTGCCCAATACGTCTCTCTTTCCACTCTTTGTTTATTATAGagctttattattatccttcgacaacttgaaaagaaaaaaaaaaatatcgtatatcGACTAGGATAAATATTTCGAGTAATATCCTTTGTCacgagtttatttttttttcttctctcgaataagaataatacttcttttttttctttctctctctctctctctctctctctctcttttcgaacgTTGATCCACAAAAGGTACACGACGGTACCGACTTTTcaatgttttctctcttctttttctctctctttctctctctctctctctctctgtctctttctctagttttctctctctctctctttctctctctctctcggtcttttttctttgtcagtTCGTAGACAGCCGGATGAAACGCGTTTCCCGTGTAACCATGCATACGCGTTCAACGTGACAAGCTGTCAATGTGCTGCTTTATTCTCATCGTTATTCTCTCTCAACAATGACACTTTCGCCAAAAGTATATCGATTTACGTGTTGAAACGCGTGACGATGAATCCTTATAATCATAGGAATTAtttgatttctctcttttctattttttatataatcatcgACCGTTCCTTGTAGTCAAGGTGATTGTTAAATAATCAGTTCCGACTCTTACTCGTGCTTGTTCTCCTCTGTTGGGTATTCgtataatgattatttattatattccatAGATCTATGgtctagataaaaaaattagttatCTTGCACAAGTTATATTTggtttctctctatttcaatTATTCGATGTTAGTAGTATCGTCAAGATTTAAAGATCTCATCGactctaatattttttgttataagaaaggtttaaaatatcttttgtttattatctcatagaattttgtaaaatatggCTGCATTACCACGAAGAATTATCAAAGAGACTCAAAGATTAATGCAAGAACCTGTTCCTGGTATAAGCGCCGTTCCAGATGACACAAACGCTAGATATTTTCATGTCATTGTAACGGGACCTGAAGACTCGCCGTTTGAAGGTGGTTTATTTAAACTCGAGTTGTTCCTACCAGAAGATTATCCAATGTCTGCCCCTAAAGTGAGATTTATAACCAAAATTTATCATCCAAATATCGATAGGTAagtatatcaatttatatcgttttacaTTTTAGTTTTATCAAGATTTGCTTTTATACGTTGGCTTTAAAAAagttgtatttatatatatatatatataaattcatttggATGTAAGATATTATGCagatgaaaagaaatccttgaaaaagaaaaagtttctttgatgcatgataaataatatattaatttacatttgaCTTTAGATTAGGCAGAATTTGTCTAGACATCTTAAAGGATAAGTGGAGCCCTGCTTTACAAATTAGAACGGTTCTTCTGTCTATACAAGCACTTTTGAGTGCACCAAATCCAGATGATCCTTTGGCAAATGATGTAGCTGAACTTTGGAAAGTTAATGAAAGTGAAGCGATACGTAATGCCAAAGAATGGACCCGGAGATACGCAATGGACAACTGATCTCAGCTTTGTCAAATCATTCGCAACACAAAGCAACGTTACCCCTTTTGTCCCAGTTTATTCGTCACCTTACCCGCACTAGCTGCATATCCTGCACCTGTGTCCACGATTTTGCTATAAAACCAATAAAAGTTTTGTAAGAGTAAATAGAATGGAACTGTATTTTCTATATTGTGGGAAATACAAAAACATCTTATTtagatttctttaaaaattcatttagcAAACTCGTATGATTTTTTCCATTATAATACTAcgtatttacaaaaatcttcttcgattaaaaaaaagaaagcatattaaaaaatattaatagcaCACGCTGTTTATTTCGGTGCGCAATTTTGAATAAACTTGAGCAAGAGACAAGTATGctatattatactaatttACTAAATGATTACGATATATTTTGTGCAATGCATAATTAACATGCATTATGGCTGATGATTTTACTAAGCTACTAAAAATGTGCTAGAATCCATTAAGTTATATTATGCAATACATAATTCTTTATCGAATCCTTTTCATTCTACTAACTAAATATCACCTGGGATTGTTATGTgggtacatatatttatgcataatacaagaagataaatattacCTTATACtgtatttaaaaacaataatatttatttatcgattaatccatatagaaattttaagGTAACAAAACTACAAACTTCTGCAGAAATTAACCTTTCTAATGTAATTAACTATTGTAcaagtaattatttatgacTGCAAAAAATggtatgaaaaaattaatataatttaacattatatatgaaaaatccAAAAGTTATATTCtctaagaaaagtaaaaaatacattttttattatttgaactaaaatatcttcgaatgctaattaattaattataggctgaaaaaaaaaactaagaacataaattattttgtaattctcTTTTGAAACAGCATATTTACTTTCGTTTGAATTAGACATAGACGACTGAAAATacgagataaatatttacgtCTCACTAAAAGCTTGCACTACCTCAATAGAAAATTGGGTTCGATGTAAAATTTGATTAGTATTGTGAGAAGAATATAATactcttaaaaaagaaaaaaaacaaacaaacaaaatatatattattatgcaaCTGAGCATACAAAGAATTCACGCgtaaatgatattttcatCGGAAGATTGTATACACATTTCTGTATACTGATTTAGCGTTTGTGTTccgcaaaaaaaataatacaatttaagCTTCCTTAACATGGCACTTGGGTCTATATGTGTAAATTCAACTTCCAAATAGTTATACATAATTactaaagtatatatatatatatttactttcgaGTATCTTGCAACACTAGAAAATACTTAATATGATTGTGGtttgattaattgaatatataaattgtgatAAGTTATAAAATAACCCATATCAATTGTGTAATGATTCAAACACTTCCATGtcagaaaatataagaattttatatgggggaaagaaaaaaaaacaaaaaagaaagaaaaacaaaacaaaaaaggtaTACAATATTTGCATGTGTTTGATTATCAAAAGCTTACatactattaaaaatttaca
This is a stretch of genomic DNA from Vespula vulgaris chromosome 2, iyVesVulg1.1, whole genome shotgun sequence. It encodes these proteins:
- the LOC127061894 gene encoding S phase cyclin A-associated protein in the endoplasmic reticulum isoform X1, which gives rise to MADVRLLIQEEGRAARNLIAFNVPVGTNNTEKVTRKPPSVPRVVQSGSMKRTMKPASRVRSASTGRDKKSELQARYWAFLFGNLQRAVDGIYQTCEEDENISECKEVILVLENYTKDFHNLIEWFKVKWAYENSPPPLRRTPLAWEVRKTSPCRIWNSTIIPKSTSPLQRISPPESTCRSPIDQVISEIKPMVTDNKINHIKEESLHKIIKDNKNNVSKNNSTNIKEKRKNVIERGMNQSSNKERCIASKTINKALVKPATNAKANGNSLIDNKATSEDACDSKNKADTRNIAKQSKNSSQNVSTLKTSDSNLAIEKQTCINNKNVKSSIYQNVESMDKTIKENETNGKLSDRSKSEITLIPNKKNTELRKNDINTKGTKQNIDNNESKIIIENVNVDNKMIQVNNKLQTQNIDTTVASKNAKNTIESNKIKQKTNKQCINADKIDNKLITKYSNKEAHNTNQAAYSTVSSRRRSNEQTTNLSETPKFTRSKTTLSDRTVSSANKARPGTSVIIRRRPQQLERKGNESLSKKTQDNDINGSVEVLTKQTSNVKPKDEGDGWQTVRSRYRRGSTHNLNMSTRFHKPSTATSLPALSIESPSERNKKNCFTPDGNKQKKKCVVGKAGKNINNEVEKVKGESVLNGNKVKTAWDSNVKKTPALSINDTNSTSMIAAIFKSDAELLEKRIQQFMAAQAERERIILEEERKTEEADSQRSQQLSDEEASLQRQILELESTDIDIDTETDETDGEMVLEIEDEQSVVIDAVSDDISLEDRYENMLEGMSWAERVDVLAQLQALVARHPGRALELHQKLSSPSRKRSLPETLRRYQAKQACAQHKRQKLLMEKSQRLRELLNKVEDVKSAKNQLIEDKRIRMEMKLKRAEENRTQHLLEIVRKAHDEDSKLKEIAFINELEAQNKRHDFMALCQEQEERLQGIQEERQRRQEEKAAKEAAAEERRRALEAERQLRIQKMKQARREREERVGKMQLERVKERQELAREKARDREERLSALHAAQLANQEELQKKIAHKQQESARRHVENIEHIRQRAVESSILRSEEVPPTLKSYPIQKQCSLCGTHITNEVYLLSHLKGKTHLEAVRNAHDGREPSRDELQRFNIAQIRDVSTPTSNSTSSNVVNKALKEKQKALKRRCRKIKQRITSRGHEWENAQKNESLPLVVLESTNKVKFRRNLKELDRLYNYLKSAGSSIAVATLERCFGEIARALSKSCPFDQDVLRSLNGFDIFTNLLSLSLNVQNSSHCLPNKSIISLCKVYKSGISGNANNIEVILSSNKVLVILDLLLQRLETLTDLDDHIQAQETLGNSTGNSIVASGMAQLFCSLIPEEPFEKSTLQSRVQDIAGYLIAGGLVEKVSLHSRALIEADFFLDQEHESPLLLASFDLLTRICYHLKRSITPDNPVHNSNNNNNNNNNNNNNNNNNNNNNNNNNNNNNNNNNNNENNEQTTSTETHLISSLFTTEAAGAIGALYAAVALNTFNQKGSSPTPNQTMPSIATRMLIIRGLRLLKAFAELDLQRFQNLLGSEGTSLQWRLIASQVITRLSRDPLTEKSTSGTSGNQNTSGTYILSELFTVLGYFAVNNTENQLILQSAGAGPSVLQQFCTLPFPFYGDPRLTPYTLPALLAATHCNPEAKAILSCELSYQLLEEYRNSEEGKLNPLVRLLKDPSSP